The DNA window CCCGGAAAGGAATGCAAGCCGTCCTGATTCACATGCCAGTTTCATTGCCTTTGCCATTCGTACGGGGTCTTTTGCAAGGGCAATCCCTGTGTTCAGCAATACGCCTTCACAACCGAGTTCCATAGCTATGGTAACGTCGGATGCTGTACCGACACCTGCGTCTACAATAATGGGAACCCTTGCTGATTCGAGGATGATCCTTATGTTGTTTTTGTTTAAGATGCCCTGGCCGGATCCTATTGGCGCTCCTGCCGGCATGACGCTGGCAGCGCCAGCGTCTTCTAATTTTTTTGTAATAATAGGATCATCAGAGGTATAAACAAGCACAGTAAAACCCTCTTTTACCAAAACCTGTGTTGCTTTCAGCGTTTCTATTGGATCGGGTAAGAGTGTCTTTTCGTCAGCCAGCACTTCTAGCTTGATCATATCGGACATACCCGCTTCCCGTGCAAGATGGGCTACCCTGATAGCTTCATCGGCAGAATAACAACCAGCTGTATTTGGTAAAATCTTGTATCTCTTTGTGTCGATGTAATCTAACAAAGACGTTGTTTCATTGATCTTTACTCTTCGAACGGCAACGGTAACAACTTCGGCACCGCTGGCTTCTAAGGCCTCTTCCATTATTTCCATCGAAGGGTATTTGCCGGTACCAACAAAAAGTCTGGAAGTAAATTCATGCCGCCCGATCTTTAGTTTTGTCTCCGCTGTTTTTTTCTCAATCTTATCCGCCACCAACAAATGTTACAACCTCCAAAACGTCCGCATCCCTGAGTACCCGATCAGATAGTTCCTTTTTGGGAACAATCGCTAGGTTCAATTCAACCGCAATACGATTTTTATCGATCTTGCACAAATCAAGTAATTTTTCTATGGTCGTTCCTTCCGGACATTCCTTCAATTCGCCATTTAAAGTAACTTTCATTTGCTGCAGCTCATCATTGGATCGGGTTTTTTTGACTTTACATATGCGTCAATTGCCTTTGCAGCCTTTTTCCCGGCTCCCATAGCCAGAATAACGGTTGCAGCACCCGTCACAATATCCCCTCCTGCAAAAACCCCTTCCTTGTTTGTCGTACACGTCTCTAAATCTGCTACAATGTTACCCCACTTATTCACCTGTAAATCAGGTGTCGTAGATGGAATTAATGGGTTTGGACCATTACCGATGGACATGATCACACACTCGACATTCAATACAAACTCCGACCCTTTTACTGGGATGGGTCTTCTTCTGCCCGATTCGTCAGGTTCACCTAACTCCATCCTCACACACTCCAGCCCGCTGACCCAACCTTTTTCATCGCCTAAAATTTTTATAGGATTCGTCAGGAACCTGAACTGTAATCCTTCCTCCTCGCCGTGATGGATTTCATCAATCCTTGCGGGCATTTCATCTCTGGAACGTCTGTAGACGACGTACACATTTTCAGCACCCAGACGCAAAGCCGTCCTGGCCGCATCCATGGCTACGTTTCCAGCCCCAATCACAGCGACATTCTTCCTCATTGCAATTGGGGTTGCGTATTTTGGATTATAGGCCTTCATTAAATTGACCCTGGTGAGGTATTCATTGGCAGAATATACCCCGTTCAGGTTTTCTCCCGGAATTCCCATGAACATGGGTAATCCAGCACCAGTACCAACAAAAATAGCATCAAAACCGTTTTGTAATAATTCGTCAACCGTTTGTGCTTTTCCAATAACGGCATTAAGCTCAATCTTGACACCTAATTTCCGAAGATACTCAACTTCTGATTCTACAATGGTCTTAGGAAGCCTGAATTCAGGAATCCCGTAAACCAATACACCTCCAGCTTTGTGCAATGCCTCAAATATTGTCACACCGTGTCCCATCTTGATCAACTCACCCGCACAGGCAAGTCCGGCTGGGCCAGCACCAACAATTGCCACCTTATAACCTGTCTTTTCAGGTATCGCGGGTATTTCCGCTGCACCGTGATTTCGTTCGTAATCAGCAACAAAACGTTCCAGGTTTCCAATCGCCACGGGTTTAAACTTTTTACCCACAATACAGACCCTCTCACATTGATCTTCTTGTGGACACACCCGTCCGCAAACAGCCGGCAGGGCATTCGTTTCCTTAATCTTGCGTGCCGCTGCAAGGAAATCACCTTCTGCAATTAATTTGATGAACCCCGGAATGTCAATACTAACAGGGCATCCCTCACAACAGAGAGGCTTTTTGCATTGCAAACATCGTAACGCCTCCTGACGGGCCATTTCCGGTGTATATCCATACGGCACCTCATCAAAATTCTTTATCCTGTTTTTGGGATCTTGTTCCGGCATATTTTGCCGTGGGATAGCGCCCATTTTTTTTGCACCAGACTTTCCACCGCCTGCTTCCACACCTGAAAGCCCCTCGGCTAACTGATCAATAACAGCATGACCTTCAGCGGCATGCATGGAGACTGAGGGTTTATGCGCCGTACCCATACGGTCTTCTGCCGGTTTCCAACAAGAACTATCTCGACTTACACTTGGTATTTGTGGTTCTTTATTATTATACGTTTTCAAACGCTGCATTAAGTTTTCGTAATCTACCAGGTGCCCATCAAACTCGGGGCCGTCCACGCAAACAAACTTGGGTTTGTTGTCTATCGAAACCCTGCAACCACCGCACATCCCTGTTCCATCAACCATGATTGGATTGAGGCTTACGATCGTTTTGATATTATAAGGTTTGGTAAGTTTGCTGACGGCAGCCATCAGTGGTACCGGGCCTACTGCAAACACGATATCGATTTTCTTTTCTTTGTTAATCAATTCCTGAAGTACCTGAGTGGGAAATCCCTTTGTACCTTTGGAGCCATCGTCAGTGGCAATCATAAACTCGTTGCTGCATGCTTGCATCTCTTTTTCACAAATCAACAGGTCCTTATTCCTTGCACTAATGATCGATATTACATTGTTACCGGCTGAATGAAGTGCCTGGGCAATCGGCATTACCAGAGCAATGCCCAGACCGCCACCGATACAAACGGCCGTCCCATAATTTTCAATGTGAGTAGGATGTCCTAATGGTCCTACAACGTCTAAAATATAATCACCAACATTTAAACCGGATAACTGTCGTGTTGTATCTCCTACGACCTGGAATATAATGGTAATCGTTCCGCGTACCGGGTCAGAGCCAGCGATAGTTAAGGGTATTCTTTCACCGGGTTCGTCGATACGAAGCATAACGAATTGGCCGGGTTTCCTTTTACTGGCAATCTTGGGAGCGTCTATCTTCATTAAAAAAGTAGATTCTGCAATCTTTGTCTTTTCAATAATCTTAAACATATCCACCCACCTATTTATGTATGAAATAAAATGAGAATCTGTATAATAAAATTCAGGAAAAATATATTAAAATTTCATGTTAACGTATCTATAGATAAATTGCAAGGGAAAAGAAGGTTTGACAAAGGGGCATGTTCTGCATATAATCTTTTTTCTTTGGGGGCTGAAACCTGGCATGTGATTGCCATTTCCAAAAAACATTTCACAACAAGCTCCAACTAATTTACCAACCCTTTCCTGTTTCACAAAGATTGATGAGAGATAATACCTTACGAAAATAATCAGTTAGGAGTGTTTTGTGTGAAAGATACTGCCATAAAGAAGTGTGTGGATGAGGTTTATAGCATGGTAAAACAACATCAACATTTTCTCATTACCACCCATGTCCGGTCAGACGGGGATGGTATTGGGTCTGAAGTAGCCCTCTTCTATGCACTTGCGGGTATGGGAAAATCGGTCTTTATTGTCAACGACTCCCCAGTTCCTCAGATTTATAAGTTCATTATTCCCCGGACAGGGATGTATATCTACCCTGAACTCCCGAAAGATTCGGTTGAGGTTGTTTTTGCCCTTGATAGTCCCACCTTAGAACGCCTTGGTAAAATACAAGAAATCATTCCGAAAAATGCGGTAATTATAAACATTGACCACCATATTTCGAACGAGTATTTTGGTACTATCAATTGGGTGACAGAGAATATGTGCGCTACTGGTGAGATTATCCTGACCCTCCTTAAAGAAATGAATATTGATATTACCCCGGGTATTGCTACCGCTTTATATGTGTCGATTGTAACGGATACAGGGCGGTTTACCCATAATAATACCACACCTGAGGCACTTAGAGCAGCCGCATTTCTCATCGAACGTGGGGCAAGGCATACAGAGATTTCAAAAAACGTTTACAATGCAAACCCATTTAATTCTGTCCAGCTACATGCCCAGGTGCTTAACACGGTCAGCCTCCATACCGAAAATCGAATTGCCACAATCTGGCTGACCAAAGAAATGTTAGAAAAGGCGAATATTAGTGCTATCGATACGCAGGAATTTGCGGACATCCCCGTGTCAATTGATGGGGTGATTGTTGGTGTGTTGCTCCGTGAGATGACAAAACCCAACTGGGTGAAAGTAAGTCTCAGGAGTAGAGATGGGTTTAATGTAAATGACATTGCTAAAAAATTTGGAGGTGGTGGTCATAAATATGCTGCCGGTTGTGAGATACAAGGCAGCATTGCTGAGGTTCAGCAGCTTATTCTTGAAGAACTAGAGAAGGCATTGTTGCAAAAAAGCAGTATTGCTTCAGATTGATGAAAAAAGGATTTTAACCGCAGCAAATAAAAGGGTGGAGTCGTAAGAAAAAGGAGGCATTGACCCGTGGAAATTGGGCTGAAATATCGCGCCTGGCAAAATGCAAGAATAATCCTTTCGACAGGCTCAGGATGAACGGACTTTGACAGGCATGTCCTGAATAAGTCGAAGGTTATGTCCAGAGGTTGTAGAATGGATCAGGGGAACGGACTATATTTTTCAAAAAATAAAGTGTTACGTATTTTTTAATAAATTCAGCAAATTCCGTGAAAATCCGTGATGAACCATTACCATGTACACAGATGAAATAAAAAAAGAATTGGCATCCATAATTCATGCTGTTATGACCAGGATTGAGATTGAGAAGGGGTTTGGAATAGATACCATTACATTTTCCAGGCCAAACATGATGAGTGACCCGCATTTACCCGATCCTCCCACTGAAATGCAGCCCATGAAAACCCTTACTGTCGGCGAACAAATTCAGATGGTAAAGGTAGGGGCGGATGCCTGTTCGCCCAATGTTAATGTTACAGTAAAGCCATTAGGTGATCAAACCTTCATGAGTGAGAAAGAAAAAAGGAATCAGCTTTTGGAAAAACTAAAACGCGAGATGTTGGTATGCCATAAATGTCCATTGAGCAAAACACGTACTAATCTTGTCTTTGGTGTGGGTAATCCCATGGCAAACCTTATGTTTGTGGGTGAGGCGCCAGGTCGTGACGAAGACCTTCAGGGTGAACCCTTCGTTGGTCGTGCTGGCCAATTGCTCACAAAAATTATTGAGGCGATTGGTCTGAAGCGCAGTGATGTGTATATTGCCAATGTCCTGAAGTGTCGCCCTCCGGGAAACCGCAATCCCCTGCCCGAAGAAATTGTTCTGTGCATGCCATATCTTATTGAACAGATCGGGATTATTCAACCCAAGGTCTTGTGTGCCCTGGGTACCTTTGCTGCCCAGACACTGCTCAACACGAAGGCCCCGGTTGGTACGTTAAGGGGTAAATTCCACGACTACAAGGGTATCCCCATGATGGTTACCTTCCACCCGGCCTATCTTTTAAGAAACCCCAATGACAAGGTGAAGGTCTGGGAGGATATGAAGAGGGTGCGGGATCTTTTGGGGGAATTATCCGGAAAAGATTCGAAAATTTAGGTCCAAGCCAAGGAGTCAATTTATCATGATAAAACAGATCTCCGAATTCACAGGTAGCCTGAAAGGGTTGACCCCATGCGCTTGACTCAATCCCATCAATAGACGAGGCAGATAGTAATTGACAACTTCTGACTGGAGTTGTACAATTCTATCATGGAAATAGTGGCAGATGCGAGCGCCTTTCTTGCTGTTGTTCTCAATGAATCTGAGCGGGATTGGATTATTAATAAAACCCTCGGATGTAAAATAGTTTCACCGGAAATTTTGCCTTACGAAATTGGAAATGCATTGATTGCAGTCAGAAAAAAGGGGCGTCTCACTGACCGTGAAATTTTTCGAGCTTACGACATTTCACAGAGAATAGCTGTCAAGTTGATTCCAGTAAAGATACATAATGCGATGAAAATCGCCTTTCGGTATAGCATCTACGCCTATGATGCCTATTATCTGCAATGCTGTATTGAAAATAGCTTAGCGCTTATTAGTCTTGATGACCGGATGTGTGATATCGCAAGAAACCTTGGATTAAAGGTAGTGGAATAATGAAAATATATACTTACTCTCAGGCACGGGAAAAGTTGGCCGACATTCTCGAAGAGTCCAAGAAGGAAGAGGTTGTTATTCGTCGCCGAAAGGGCGATTTATTCTCTATTGTGCCGAAATCTCCTGTCCGCCGCTCTCCGTTTGATGTACCAGGTCTGCATAAAAACATCTCCCGAAAGGAAATCCTAGAAGCAATTCGTGAATCCAGAGAGAGAGCATAACGATTAAAAATATATTAAGCAATCGGCCGACAAGAATTTGGCAATACTTTACGAGAGTGTGAAAACGAGCTCGTTCAACACTCGAAGATTGGATTTTAGTAAGCTTAAAATTGGGTTGCGTGAGCGAGTTCGTGAAAGAGGAGCGTGTCGGAGGTTAGAGTAATCTGGACACCTTGCGGACCAACAGTAACGAATCCGCGTCCGTTGCACTCACTAGCGTCATAAACGATGTCGATGAGTTGAGTACCAGGGTAGGTGTCGTACACCGCTACGCCACCGATGTCAGCCAGTGTCCTTCCTGGTTCTGGTCGTACTGACCAGTTTGAACTCTCTCCTCTGATCGTGACTGTCCCTAGTTGTTGCAGCAGCGCAAACGTATCGCACCAACACCGCTCGTTGTCTGGTTGTATGAGGCCTTTCCGGCGGGATCAATTACGAGGCCGGGATCGGGGCAGATAGCCCTCAGATCAGCCAGCACTTTAGCGGCATACTGGTTTTGAAGGATCCACAGAGCCTTTTTTTACCTTCCTCCGGACTTCTCTATATGGCCAAAAACCGTTTTCTCGTCTCGAGACGAAAGCGATAGCGACCAGTGGGTTGGACCGACGCAACCTGCACTAATTCGCGGTCTGCTGCCTCAATCTGCTCAATCAAGTGATAATAGTGCTGCTCTCTGCGTGTAGCGTCTTCGCTTGGAGGTTCACCGCGTTGCTGGCGAGCCCAAAGTTCGTGGACGCGATCCCACTCTCGTTCATTCCCCTCACCTCCACGGGCTTTTCGTGGTCAGCGCCTTACATAAATTCGATCTATTTGGCTGTACCGGTCTGTAGAACTCAAAGCAACGTCAACCAGAAGTCCCGTCGAAACAGCGGTAAGAGCAGTCGAGAGAATTTCCCGTTGTATTGCAGGCATCGCGAAGAACCAGTGGCTGAACTTACCGCCCTAATCAGCGAACCAAACGTAGATTTTACCGTCGTCCGCTGGACCCGTTCTCTCGACGCGACATGTAAACCACCCACCTTGTGCTGGCATAAAAATCTACCTCCGTTCAAGGGCTAATTGATTACTACCACGTCTTTGCAGGTATCTCTAATTCCTTGGCCATGCCAATAAGAGATACATCAGAGTCCTCACCATTCCCAGCGGGACATCTGTTTCGCCTTATCATCTTTTGAGTGTTTGCCTAAGATCAGGGTTGATGGCTGCAGGCTATAATGTTTACGAGTATTTTACCTATTATATATCTTAAATTACCAAAATATTGCAATATATTTTATTTTTCAAAGCGAAAAGGAACTATTCTGCCCAAACCTAAATTATTGGATCAGGTGCGTGATGCAATAAGGGTAAAGCATTATAGCACGAGAACAGAAGCCGAGTAGGTTGGGTTGAGGCACGAAACCCAACAAATTCAGGGTGAAGACGGACAACCCCCTCTGTCCCCTTTGTTAAGGGGAACTTGTAA is part of the Candidatus Brocadia sp. genome and encodes:
- a CDS encoding PIN domain-containing protein, which translates into the protein MEIVADASAFLAVVLNESERDWIINKTLGCKIVSPEILPYEIGNALIAVRKKGRLTDREIFRAYDISQRIAVKLIPVKIHNAMKIAFRYSIYAYDAYYLQCCIENSLALISLDDRMCDIARNLGLKVVE
- a CDS encoding bifunctional dihydroorotate dehydrogenase B NAD binding subunit/NADPH-dependent glutamate synthase produces the protein MFKIIEKTKIAESTFLMKIDAPKIASKRKPGQFVMLRIDEPGERIPLTIAGSDPVRGTITIIFQVVGDTTRQLSGLNVGDYILDVVGPLGHPTHIENYGTAVCIGGGLGIALVMPIAQALHSAGNNVISIISARNKDLLICEKEMQACSNEFMIATDDGSKGTKGFPTQVLQELINKEKKIDIVFAVGPVPLMAAVSKLTKPYNIKTIVSLNPIMVDGTGMCGGCRVSIDNKPKFVCVDGPEFDGHLVDYENLMQRLKTYNNKEPQIPSVSRDSSCWKPAEDRMGTAHKPSVSMHAAEGHAVIDQLAEGLSGVEAGGGKSGAKKMGAIPRQNMPEQDPKNRIKNFDEVPYGYTPEMARQEALRCLQCKKPLCCEGCPVSIDIPGFIKLIAEGDFLAAARKIKETNALPAVCGRVCPQEDQCERVCIVGKKFKPVAIGNLERFVADYERNHGAAEIPAIPEKTGYKVAIVGAGPAGLACAGELIKMGHGVTIFEALHKAGGVLVYGIPEFRLPKTIVESEVEYLRKLGVKIELNAVIGKAQTVDELLQNGFDAIFVGTGAGLPMFMGIPGENLNGVYSANEYLTRVNLMKAYNPKYATPIAMRKNVAVIGAGNVAMDAARTALRLGAENVYVVYRRSRDEMPARIDEIHHGEEEGLQFRFLTNPIKILGDEKGWVSGLECVRMELGEPDESGRRRPIPVKGSEFVLNVECVIMSIGNGPNPLIPSTTPDLQVNKWGNIVADLETCTTNKEGVFAGGDIVTGAATVILAMGAGKKAAKAIDAYVKSKKPDPMMSCSK
- a CDS encoding bifunctional oligoribonuclease/PAP phosphatase NrnA encodes the protein MKDTAIKKCVDEVYSMVKQHQHFLITTHVRSDGDGIGSEVALFYALAGMGKSVFIVNDSPVPQIYKFIIPRTGMYIYPELPKDSVEVVFALDSPTLERLGKIQEIIPKNAVIINIDHHISNEYFGTINWVTENMCATGEIILTLLKEMNIDITPGIATALYVSIVTDTGRFTHNNTTPEALRAAAFLIERGARHTEISKNVYNANPFNSVQLHAQVLNTVSLHTENRIATIWLTKEMLEKANISAIDTQEFADIPVSIDGVIVGVLLREMTKPNWVKVSLRSRDGFNVNDIAKKFGGGGHKYAAGCEIQGSIAEVQQLILEELEKALLQKSSIASD
- a CDS encoding uracil-DNA glycosylase; the protein is MSEKEKRNQLLEKLKREMLVCHKCPLSKTRTNLVFGVGNPMANLMFVGEAPGRDEDLQGEPFVGRAGQLLTKIIEAIGLKRSDVYIANVLKCRPPGNRNPLPEEIVLCMPYLIEQIGIIQPKVLCALGTFAAQTLLNTKAPVGTLRGKFHDYKGIPMMVTFHPAYLLRNPNDKVKVWEDMKRVRDLLGELSGKDSKI
- a CDS encoding thiazole synthase; translated protein: MGRHEFTSRLFVGTGKYPSMEIMEEALEASGAEVVTVAVRRVKINETTSLLDYIDTKRYKILPNTAGCYSADEAIRVAHLAREAGMSDMIKLEVLADEKTLLPDPIETLKATQVLVKEGFTVLVYTSDDPIITKKLEDAGAASVMPAGAPIGSGQGILNKNNIRIILESARVPIIVDAGVGTASDVTIAMELGCEGVLLNTGIALAKDPVRMAKAMKLACESGRLAFLSGRIPKRLYAKASSPEKDF
- the thiS gene encoding sulfur carrier protein ThiS, which gives rise to MKVTLNGELKECPEGTTIEKLLDLCKIDKNRIAVELNLAIVPKKELSDRVLRDADVLEVVTFVGGG
- a CDS encoding prevent-host-death protein → MKIYTYSQAREKLADILEESKKEEVVIRRRKGDLFSIVPKSPVRRSPFDVPGLHKNISRKEILEAIRESRERA